Proteins encoded in a region of the Scomber scombrus chromosome 16, fScoSco1.1, whole genome shotgun sequence genome:
- the sdc3 gene encoding syndecan-3, translating to MKLPCLLALTALVAHATTGQTWSPSIDDEGSTRDEFYDDEDLYSGSGSGFPDISKRPTSVAVSFTTEEPLLLSTTQATGPAPSASPAAEPSPNPDPTSTPLPTEADGESGAFWERERELEREAEKERERQLERERERERERERVREMEREREREREREREREREREIERQRERDRERELERIRAATANQTTAAPRSPSAVPMVTTNPAISPAESAAPSAGSDDLSTTEEEEDVYLSPEPTLFYPGFDMETTTEEDMSTTAEATPEPTTAAPTTAPAVKTRVPFRPRVPMTTTTQTVPTERSARPPQPTTTQVRTEEGNNELGAVGPSGDFEIREDPRNDLGQGIVPMDPDLIGNAVDAGSSAAQLPQKNILERKEVLIAVIVGGVVGALFAAFLVMLLVYRMKKKDEGSYTLEEPKQATVTYQKPDKQEEFYA from the exons GGACAGACTTGGTCGCCGTCTATCGATGATGAAGGCTCGACGAGAGACGAGTTCTACGACGATGAGGACCTCTACTCAGGCTCCGGCTCTGGct tTCCTGATATCAGCAAGAGGCCGACATCAGTGGCCGTGTCCTTCACCACAGAAGAGCCCCTCCTGCTCTCCACCACCCAGGCCACCGGCCCCGCCCCGTCCGCCTCACCTGCGGCCGAGCCGAGCCCCAACCCAGACCCCACCTCCACCCCACTGCCCACCGAGGCCGACGGAGAGAGTGGGGCGTTCTGGGAGCGCGAAAGAGAGCTGGAGAGGGAGGccgagaaagagcgagagaggcagttggagagagagcgagagcgggagagagagagggagcgggtccgagagatggagagagagcgggagagggagcgagagagggagcgggagagagagagagagcgggagatAGAGAGGCAGCGAGAGcgcgacagagagagagagctggagagaATCAGAGCTGCCACAGCCAACCAGACCACCGCTGCCCCGAGGTCCCCTTCTGCTGTTCCTATGGTGACCACCAACCCGGCAATAAGCCCTGCGGAAAGTGCAGCACCTTCAGCTGGTTCGGATGACCTGagcaccacagaagaagaagaggacgtCTACCTGTCGCCTGAGCCCACATTGTTTTATCCAGGCTTCGACATGGAGACCACCACAGAGGAAGACATGTCCACCACAGCAGAGGCCACCCCAGAGCCCACGACAGCAGCACCTACTACTGCCCCTGCTGTCAAGACCAGGGTCCCCTTCAGACCCAGGGTTCCCATGACAACAACCACTCAGACAGTGCCAACAGAGAGAAGTGCACGCCCGCCGCAGCCCACTACCACACAG GTCCGTACAGAGGAGGGTAACAACGAGCTGGGCGCCGTGGGACCAAGTGGAGATTTCGAGATCCGTGAGGATCCACGCAACGATCTCGGTCAAGGTATAGTGCCAATGGATCCTGATCTGATAGGCAACGCAGTGGATGCAGGAAGTTCTGCTGCCCAGCTGCCACAGAAGAACATTCtggagagaaaagaagtgttGATAG CGGTTATAGTGGGAGGCGTGGTGGGCGCCTTGTTTGCCGCCTTCTTGGTGATGCTGTTGGTGTAcaggatgaagaagaaggacGAGGGCAGCTACACGCTGGAGGAACCAAAACAGGCCACCGTCACCTACCAGAAACCAGACAAGCAGGAAGAGTTTTACGCATAA